The Thermoanaerobaculum aquaticum genome includes a window with the following:
- a CDS encoding YceI family protein, with protein MRKVVLVFAASLLALGAQAQEQKTVWSLDPAHSSVGFSVRHMMVSNVRGEFTQFSVSVTTVADKPETAQVEVSIQAASIDTRIADRDKHLRSADFLDVEKFPTITFVSKKVEPAGNGKFRVTGDLTIKGVSKPVVLEAEVSPVMKDPWGNLRVGVHATTTINRKDFGVSWHKVLDTGEVVVGDDVRVILDVELVRKP; from the coding sequence ATGAGGAAGGTTGTCTTGGTATTTGCGGCAAGCTTGCTCGCTTTGGGTGCCCAAGCGCAAGAACAAAAGACCGTTTGGAGTCTTGACCCGGCGCATTCCTCGGTAGGGTTTTCGGTGCGGCACATGATGGTTTCCAACGTACGCGGGGAGTTCACGCAGTTTTCGGTGTCCGTGACCACCGTGGCCGACAAGCCGGAAACCGCCCAGGTGGAGGTGAGCATCCAGGCGGCCTCCATTGATACTCGCATTGCTGACCGCGACAAGCACCTACGTTCGGCGGATTTCCTGGACGTGGAAAAATTCCCCACGATTACCTTTGTGTCCAAGAAAGTGGAGCCGGCGGGGAACGGGAAGTTCCGGGTGACCGGGGATCTCACCATCAAGGGGGTCAGCAAACCGGTGGTTCTGGAGGCCGAGGTGAGCCCGGTGATGAAGGACCCCTGGGGTAACCTGCGGGTGGGCGTGCACGCCACCACGACCATCAACCGAAAGGACTTCGGGGTTTCCTGGCACAAGGTGCTGGACACCGGTGAGGTGGTGGTGGGCGACGACGTGCGCGTGATTTTGGACGTGGAGCTAGTGAGAAAACCCTGA
- a CDS encoding nucleotidyltransferase substrate binding protein produces MAREDKLKAQTALLRRAVERLEVALSRPKDEFVRDSAIQRFEFCFELAWKVLQTYLEREGLEARSPRSAIRGAFQVGLLPDDAQWLEMLELRNLTSHTYDEALAEKIYAALPGALQRLQDLLHRLETQGLAPGNSQPA; encoded by the coding sequence TTGGCCAGGGAGGATAAGCTCAAAGCTCAAACTGCCCTTTTGCGCCGGGCTGTGGAGCGCCTGGAGGTGGCCTTATCGCGGCCTAAAGACGAATTTGTTCGCGATTCGGCAATTCAGAGGTTCGAGTTTTGCTTCGAGCTGGCGTGGAAGGTGCTCCAAACTTACCTGGAGCGTGAAGGCCTGGAAGCTCGCTCCCCGCGCTCGGCCATCCGCGGAGCCTTTCAAGTGGGGCTTTTACCCGATGACGCCCAGTGGCTTGAGATGCTGGAGCTCCGAAACCTCACCAGCCACACATACGACGAGGCCCTTGCGGAGAAGATCTATGCTGCTCTCCCCGGCGCTCTCCAGAGGCTCCAGGACCTTCTGCATCGCCTGGAGACGCAAGGACTCGCTCCAGGGAATTCCCAGCCAGCATAA